From Ferviditalea candida, one genomic window encodes:
- a CDS encoding NAD(P)/FAD-dependent oxidoreductase has translation MMVDCLIVGGGIAGLQAAIQLGRYKHNVLVVDSASGRSTLCRSYHNLLGWPEGVSGPDLRRIGRSQAERLGVRFIEDEVVGIKRDGGGFAIELKRDPDVRYWGRLLLLATGIMDSFPPLPGLVTCLGQSIYVCPDCDGYEIRGQKTAVLGSGNTGAKMALTLYYWTDDLIYINHGQKSIDGDLIDQLSERNIQVIRQEIAGIDSDGEGNLQGIRLSGGAAVKVSKGFIAFGGNRVKTELAEQLGIERLENRHIVTDPRTKMTSVRHVWAAGDIGVHSEQLAIAMGEGSQAAIWMHKTLMEADNNG, from the coding sequence ATGATGGTGGACTGCCTAATTGTCGGAGGCGGGATTGCCGGATTACAGGCGGCAATCCAATTGGGCCGTTACAAACATAATGTTCTGGTCGTCGATTCCGCATCCGGCCGTTCCACTTTGTGCCGAAGCTACCATAACTTACTTGGATGGCCGGAGGGAGTATCCGGTCCCGATTTACGGCGGATCGGCCGAAGTCAGGCTGAACGGCTGGGTGTCCGTTTTATTGAAGACGAAGTGGTCGGGATCAAGCGTGACGGCGGGGGATTTGCGATTGAGTTGAAACGGGATCCGGATGTCCGTTACTGGGGACGGCTTTTGCTGCTGGCCACGGGGATTATGGACAGCTTTCCTCCCCTGCCGGGATTGGTTACTTGTTTGGGTCAATCCATCTATGTTTGTCCGGATTGCGACGGCTATGAAATCAGGGGTCAAAAAACGGCCGTTCTGGGATCGGGCAATACCGGGGCGAAAATGGCCTTAACTCTGTATTACTGGACAGATGACTTGATTTATATCAACCACGGGCAAAAGTCCATTGACGGGGACTTGATCGATCAATTGAGCGAGAGAAACATTCAGGTGATCCGGCAGGAGATCGCCGGGATTGATTCGGACGGAGAAGGCAATCTGCAGGGAATTCGTTTATCCGGAGGGGCGGCGGTAAAAGTATCGAAAGGATTTATCGCCTTCGGGGGAAATCGGGTAAAAACGGAATTGGCGGAACAGCTCGGGATCGAACGGTTGGAGAATCGTCATATCGTTACCGACCCCCGCACCAAAATGACGAGCGTTCGCCACGTATGGGCCGCAGGGGATATCGGGGTGCATTCCGAACAGTTGGCAATTGCGATGGGGGAAGGCTCGCAGGCGGCCATCTGGATGCATAAGACCCTGATGGAAGCGGATAATAATGGGTAA
- a CDS encoding AbrB/MazE/SpoVT family DNA-binding domain-containing protein: protein MKPVGVVRKVDQLGRIVLPKSLRRRYQMNEGDPVEILVQGDHIILERYKPKCVFCSSMDSVVEFKNRHICSPCMEDMRQLRSS from the coding sequence TTGAAACCGGTTGGGGTAGTTCGCAAAGTGGATCAATTGGGGCGAATTGTATTGCCGAAGTCTTTAAGAAGAAGATATCAGATGAATGAAGGGGATCCTGTAGAAATTTTGGTTCAGGGAGATCATATCATTTTGGAGAGGTACAAGCCGAAATGCGTATTCTGTTCATCAATGGACTCCGTGGTCGAGTTTAAAAACCGTCATATCTGTTCACCATGCATGGAAGATATGAGACAGCTCAGATCCTCCTGA
- a CDS encoding MTAP family purine nucleoside phosphorylase codes for MDKKAIPQLDFAIIGGSSVFSIEFPEDLNRPGVHVRESGMIFDTPFGKSPEFKWFEYDGKNVLHCRMHGWRPNEVTRGTASQQLFWVLQQAGVKKIFVEGGVGSINHLLELRDLVIPNDYIDNSMRKDVGLGGPYLLVMREAICPTQSKALTEAARKRVERNQDHPRHVYNRGIYVNTDGRHFESPAEIQMFRQWHGDIVGQSICPEVYLAREIGACYAGIYMVVNYAEGIIKDWEHRELADIFYQESSTIGNILLDALREIDQDQSGCNCRELRKQTLLKK; via the coding sequence ATGGACAAAAAAGCGATACCCCAGCTTGATTTTGCCATTATCGGCGGTTCGAGCGTGTTTTCCATCGAATTTCCCGAGGATTTGAACCGTCCTGGAGTTCATGTTCGGGAAAGCGGCATGATATTCGATACCCCCTTCGGAAAGAGTCCCGAATTCAAATGGTTTGAATATGACGGCAAAAATGTCCTTCATTGCAGAATGCATGGCTGGAGACCGAATGAGGTTACCCGCGGAACGGCTTCGCAGCAGCTGTTCTGGGTTCTGCAGCAGGCCGGAGTGAAGAAGATTTTCGTGGAAGGCGGCGTCGGAAGCATCAACCATCTTCTGGAGCTGCGGGATCTGGTCATCCCCAATGATTACATCGATAATTCCATGCGCAAGGATGTCGGTCTCGGCGGTCCCTATCTGCTGGTGATGAGGGAGGCCATTTGCCCGACGCAATCCAAGGCGCTGACTGAAGCGGCGCGCAAGAGAGTGGAACGCAATCAGGATCACCCGCGGCATGTGTATAACAGGGGGATTTATGTCAATACGGACGGGCGCCATTTTGAAAGTCCGGCAGAGATCCAGATGTTCCGGCAGTGGCATGGCGATATCGTGGGCCAAAGCATTTGCCCGGAAGTGTACTTAGCCCGCGAGATTGGAGCGTGCTATGCGGGGATTTATATGGTGGTCAATTACGCGGAAGGGATCATCAAGGATTGGGAGCATCGGGAGCTGGCCGACATTTTTTATCAGGAATCAAGCACCATCGGCAATATCCTGCTGGACGCGCTCCGGGAGATCGATCAGGATCAGTCCGGCTGCAACTGCCGTGAGCTGCGGAAGCAGACGCTGTTGAAAAAATAA
- the trmL gene encoding tRNA (uridine(34)/cytosine(34)/5-carboxymethylaminomethyluridine(34)-2'-O)-methyltransferase TrmL produces the protein MAFHIVLVEPEIPANTGNIARTCAATKTHLHLIRPLGFSTDDRYLKRAGLDYWHAVNLTYYDSFGELKARYPDKRFFFATTKANKFYTEYRYQDEDFFVFGKETAGLPKEILEAHSDSLIRMPMTDAVRSLNLSNSAAVVLYEALRQVDFAWLK, from the coding sequence TTGGCTTTTCACATTGTGCTGGTTGAGCCCGAAATCCCGGCAAATACGGGCAACATTGCGAGAACTTGTGCAGCGACAAAGACGCATCTGCATCTGATACGGCCGCTTGGGTTTTCCACCGATGACCGGTATTTGAAAAGAGCTGGGCTTGACTATTGGCATGCGGTAAACCTGACCTATTACGATTCGTTCGGAGAGCTGAAGGCGCGATATCCGGACAAGCGTTTTTTTTTCGCAACAACTAAAGCGAATAAGTTCTATACGGAATACCGCTATCAGGATGAGGACTTTTTTGTTTTCGGGAAGGAAACCGCCGGATTGCCGAAAGAGATTCTGGAAGCTCATTCCGACTCGCTGATTCGCATGCCCATGACGGATGCGGTACGTTCCCTGAATTTGTCGAATTCAGCGGCCGTTGTGCTCTATGAAGCTTTAAGACAGGTCGATTTTGCATGGCTGAAGTGA
- the serC gene encoding 3-phosphoserine/phosphohydroxythreonine transaminase, which translates to MEKRAYNFNAGPAALPLEVLQQAREELVNYRGIGMSLMEVSHRSKEYEQVNDETQQLFRELMGIPEGYHVLLLQGGASTQFSMIPMNLLPPGKTAGYVMTGSWAEKAYKEAKLIGEAQIVASSEADNFAKIPSLKEISIHPDLAYLHITSNETIGGIQFQQFPDTGNVPLVADMSSDILSRPIDVSSFALIYAGAQKNLGPSGVTVVIVRNELVQDSPKHLPTMFRYSTHAANQSLYNTPPVYSVYMMNLVLKWVRDQGGAIEMERRNREKTKLIYDMIDQSGGFYRGVAHPEDRSQMNVTFRLNDEELEKQFVKESSAQGFVGLKGHRSVGGLRASTYNAVPYDSCKALAEFMGDFQKRNG; encoded by the coding sequence GTGGAGAAAAGAGCATACAACTTTAATGCCGGACCGGCGGCGTTGCCTTTGGAGGTTCTGCAGCAAGCGCGGGAAGAGCTGGTAAACTACAGGGGAATCGGCATGTCCCTGATGGAAGTATCCCATCGAAGCAAGGAATACGAGCAGGTCAACGACGAGACGCAGCAGCTGTTCAGAGAGTTGATGGGCATTCCCGAGGGGTATCATGTCCTCTTGCTGCAGGGAGGCGCCAGCACCCAATTTTCGATGATTCCGATGAATCTGCTTCCTCCGGGCAAAACCGCAGGGTACGTGATGACCGGAAGCTGGGCGGAAAAAGCATACAAGGAAGCGAAATTGATAGGCGAGGCACAAATCGTCGCCAGTTCCGAGGCCGACAACTTTGCAAAAATTCCTTCCTTGAAAGAAATCAGCATTCATCCCGATTTGGCTTATCTGCACATTACGTCGAATGAAACAATCGGAGGCATTCAGTTTCAGCAGTTTCCGGATACCGGCAATGTGCCGCTGGTGGCCGATATGTCCAGCGACATTCTCAGCAGACCGATCGATGTCTCTTCATTCGCGCTGATCTATGCCGGCGCACAAAAGAATCTCGGCCCATCCGGGGTTACTGTCGTGATTGTTCGCAACGAGCTTGTTCAGGACTCACCGAAGCATCTGCCGACAATGTTCCGTTATTCGACTCATGCGGCCAATCAATCCCTGTACAATACCCCTCCTGTCTATTCCGTCTATATGATGAACCTGGTGCTGAAATGGGTGAGGGATCAGGGCGGTGCGATTGAGATGGAGCGCAGAAACCGTGAAAAGACCAAGCTCATTTACGACATGATCGATCAAAGCGGCGGATTCTATCGCGGTGTGGCGCACCCGGAAGACCGCTCGCAGATGAATGTCACCTTCCGCTTGAACGACGAGGAATTGGAAAAGCAATTCGTGAAAGAATCGTCCGCACAGGGTTTTGTCGGTCTGAAGGGTCACCGCAGTGTCGGGGGACTCAGAGCCTCTACATACAATGCGGTTCCATACGACAGCTGCAAAGCGCTGGCCGAATTCATGGGGGATTTCCAGAAGCGCAACGGATAA